A region of the Oceanihabitans sp. IOP_32 genome:
AAAGGAAGCTCGTGGCTTCCTTTTTTATTATTAATTGTTATACTTGCCAGAATAGCGCTTCCAAAGTGTTGTTTGGTGCGTTTCAAGACTGATAGCTCTACCATCAATAAAGGCATGTGTTATATTATTGGTTCGCATATCTAAAGCATCACCTTCACTAATAAATAGTGTCGCACTTTTACCAGATTCTAAGCTGCCGTAATTGGTATCTATCCCCAATATTTTGGCGGGGTTTAGGGTAATAAGCTCTAAGGCCTGTGCTTTGGTTAAGCCGTGCGCCACTGTTGTACCTGCGTAAAATGGTAGGTTTCTGGAATTCATGCGTTCCATGCGTCCGCCAGCGGCAACTTGAAGTGCCACAGTAATCCCGTCATCCACCAAAAGCTTTGCAGCTTTGAAAGGTAAATCGTAATCATCATCCTCATTATTTGGTCTTGAGTGCACCCGTTCTAATAAGACCGCAATATTGTTTTGCTTTAACAAATCTGTCACTTTATAAGCTTCTCTACCACCCACTATAACCATGTTTTTAACTTTATTTTCTTTTGAAAAATTTACAGCATCTATAATTCCTTTTTCGTTATCCACATTAATATATAGGGTTTTAGAACCATCAAAAATGCCTTGTAAAGCCTCAAAAGGTAAATGCGTTATCGTTTTATTGCCTTGGTTATAGGCCTTACTTTCTGTAACATAGTTTACGATTTCGGCAACTTGATTAGAATAGTTTTTATTAGGTTTAAGCCCTGGGTCTTCACCAAGCCACCAACGACCTCTTGTAAAGCTGCTGGGCCAATTTAAATGTATACCATTATCGGTTTTTACAGCGGCATCTTCCCAGTTCCAAGCATCAAATTGTACTACCGATGAGGTGCCGGAAATTCTACCGCCACGAGGTGTAATTTGTCCTAAAAGGACACCGTTAGGACGCATAGACTCCACAACTTTTGATTCTGAATTGTATGCAATTAAACTTCTAATGTGCGGATTCCATGATCCTAATTCTGCATCATCGTCTGATGCTTTTACCGCATCAATTTCTACCAGACCTAGAGTCGAATTCGGTATAATAAACCCCGGATAAACGTGTTTCCCAGCGGCATCAATAACCTGCATTCCCGTTACATCCAAATTTTCGGCTGATACATCTGTTACGGTATGCAGCTTTCCGTTTTTAACAATAATAAGGCTTTTTTCGATAACCGTACCGTTACCAATATGAGCCGTTGCGCCCACTATTGCAAAGTCTTTAGTCTGTTTTGGTGCAGGTGTTTGTTGCGCGATTATTAGGGATTGACTTATTAAGGCCACAAGAAAGATTAGTATTTTTAAATTTTTCATTGGAATTGTTTTTTTAGCTGTTTACCTTATACTTCTCGGTAAAACAACTGTGTTTTATAATGACAAAAAGCTCAAACTATAAATTGAAAACGGTTAGTGTTCGTTATCCATCGTGTCACAGTGAAAATGTGCGTTTTCTTTCTTTTTAATAGGCTGTGTTTTTAAGCCTTTGTTTTTAACCTGCAACATCATATTGATAAGTTCGCTTTTTTCTTGTTTTATGTTTTTACGCTTTTCTTTATCCTGTTCTAAATCAAAATAAACGGCACCTTCAATAAGTGTTTTTTCGGCTTTAGCGTATATAGATAATGGATG
Encoded here:
- a CDS encoding amidohydrolase family protein, whose amino-acid sequence is MKNLKILIFLVALISQSLIIAQQTPAPKQTKDFAIVGATAHIGNGTVIEKSLIIVKNGKLHTVTDVSAENLDVTGMQVIDAAGKHVYPGFIIPNSTLGLVEIDAVKASDDDAELGSWNPHIRSLIAYNSESKVVESMRPNGVLLGQITPRGGRISGTSSVVQFDAWNWEDAAVKTDNGIHLNWPSSFTRGRWWLGEDPGLKPNKNYSNQVAEIVNYVTESKAYNQGNKTITHLPFEALQGIFDGSKTLYINVDNEKGIIDAVNFSKENKVKNMVIVGGREAYKVTDLLKQNNIAVLLERVHSRPNNEDDDYDLPFKAAKLLVDDGITVALQVAAGGRMERMNSRNLPFYAGTTVAHGLTKAQALELITLNPAKILGIDTNYGSLESGKSATLFISEGDALDMRTNNITHAFIDGRAISLETHQTTLWKRYSGKYNN